TGTTTTTCCTCAGCGGACGCGAGCTGAACGCTCCGATCGTGGCGGCGATTCTCACCATCATCGGTTTCTCAATTAACGATACGATTGTGATTTTCGATCGCATCCGGGAAAACCTCCGGCTCGGCACGCGCGGAACGTTCGCTGATGTGATGAATGCTGCGCTGAACCAAACTCTCAGTCGCACCATCATCACCTCGGGCACCACGCTGCTTTCGACGGCTACATTGTATTTCTACGGCGGCACGGTGATCAATGATTTCGCCTTTATGTTCCTCTTGGGCATCATCGCGGGAACTTATTCCTCAATCTACATTGCTTGCGCCGTTGTGCTGTGGTGGCACGAAGGCAAGCGGCCCGAACTGGCGGCGCCCATTCAGGATGCCGACCCGGTAACCATCAACGTTTGATATGATTGCTGCCGGCATCGCCCCCTGGCATTACGGAGTGTTTGTAGTGGGCGTGTTGTTCATTCTCGCCCTCGACCTCGGCCTTTTCAATCGCAAGGCGCACAAGGTTGGCTTCAAAGAGGCCCTCGGGTGGAGCACGTTGTGGTTTGCGGTGGCAATGGCGTTTGCATTTTTTGCAGTTCCTGAATTATATGAAGGGAAAGCGGAGGGCGCCGAAAAGCGGATGGAGTTTATTACCGGCTACATCCTTGAGCTTTCGCTTTCGATGGACAACGTATTCGTTATCGCACTCATCTTTACGTACTTCAAAGTAAAGCCCGAGTTTCAGCATCGTGTGCTTTTTTGGGGCATCATCGGCGCGCTTGTGATGCGCGGTTTAATGATTGGTGTTGGTTCAGCGGCGGTCACTAAGTTTCATTGGATTCTTTATGCGTTCGGCGCATTTCTGTTGTTTACTGGCATCAAGATGCTCTTTCACGACGACGATGACGGTGTCGATCCGGAAAACAATCCACTGGTCAAGCTCGCCCGCAAGCTCTTTCCCGTACACAATCAGTTTGAAGGCGAGCATTTCACCATCCGCGTCGACGGCAAACGAATGCTCACGCCGATGGCCATCGTGTTAGTGACCATTGAATACACTGATGTGATTTTCGCGGTGGACTCGATCCCCGCGATCTTTGCCGTGACCACTGATCCGTTTATTGTGTTCACCTCGAACATGTTCGCAATTTTAGGCTTACGTTCACTCTACTTTGTGCTTGCGGGAATGATAGAAATTTTTCACTACCTCAAATACGGTCTCGCGCTTGTCCTCGCTTTTATTGGTGCAAAAATGCTCGCCGAACCTTGGCTGAAAGATTTCCATATTCCCAATTGGGGGCCTCTGGCGGTGGTGGTTTCTATTTTGCTGTTGTCTATCTTCGCCTCCTTGTTGCACAAAAAAAATGCCTCGGATGATTCCAGTGATGCGGAGTAACGTATCCGCGCGATGGGGAAACTGGCGCGAATTAAATGGCTGATTATCGGTGGGGCATTTGTTCTGCTTGGAATTGTGGGGCTGTTTCTTCCGATCCTTCAGGGGGTTCTGTTCATTGTGATTGGCATTATGTGTCTGGCCAAAGGCTCGGCCCGGGTGCGCGCGCAAAAGATGGGGTTTAAAAAACGGTTTCCGCGAATTGGAGCCAAGTTTTCTTTCCTCGAAGAAAAAGCCCGCGCGTGGCAGGAGAAGCGTCGCGCTAAAAATGAAGATAAAAAATGAAACACCATTGGCATGTTGCTGGAAATAATTCGGATGCCGCCGCAGCCTTGGCGCGTGAGTTAGGGGTTTCTAATCTCCTCGCCCAATGTTTAATTAATCGCGGGCTTGAGGATAATGGTGAGGCAAAGAATTTTCTAGAACCACGTTTGGCAAATTTATCGCCCCCCGAGGACATCCCTAATTTGCCAGCTGCCGTGGAGCGGTTGTTCGACGCACGGGATCGTCACGAGCGCATTGTGGTGTTCGGCGATTACGATGTTGACGGAGTAACATCCGCGACATTGTTGCTTGATTCCCTACGATTGCTTGGCTGGAGCGTGGAGGCATATTTACCGCATCGCATAGATGAGGGGTACGGCTTAACCGAAGAAGGCGTGGCCAATTGCCTCAAAAAATATCAACCCAATTTGTTGCTCGCCGTAGATTGCGGGTCCACCTCGGTGGATGTAATTGCCGGTTTAAAAACCAATGGCATCGACGTAATCGTGCTCGATCACCATCAGGTTTCGGATCTGCCACCACCGGCAGTTGCCATGGTGAATCCGCAAGTTGCCGCTGATGGTGAGCCGGATTTTCGCGAGCTGTGTTCCGCCGGCTTGGCGTTCAAGCTCATCCACGGCCTCGTAAAAGCCGGTCGCAAAAAAGGATTCGATGAGTTTGCTGAGTTTGATATCCGCGTTGCGTTGGATCTTGTGGCGCTCGGCACGCTGGCCGACATAGTCCCGTTAAGGCGTGAAAACCGGATTCTCGCCCATGCCGGCTTGCGTCAGCTAAACCGCACCGAGCGCCCTGGTATTCTTGCGCTCGCCAAGGCGGCGGGCATCACCGGTGTGATGGGGGGCTTTGAAGTGGGATTCCAAATCGGTCCGCGCCTTAACGCTGCAGGCCGTTTGGAAAGTGCCACGGCGGCTTTGGATTTACTGCGTGAAAGGGATTCCAGCGCGGCCGCTGAAATGGCCGGCAAGCTCGATCGCCAAAATCGTGAACGTCAACTCGCCGAAAAAGAGATGACTCGTCAAGTGATCGATACGGTTCGCAATCAGTTCAATCCTGAGACAGATTACGCCATTGTCCACGGTGATCCTGGTTGGCACATCGGCGTTGTGGGCATTGTGGCTTCACGAGTGATGCGCGAATTCTATCGACCCGCTGTCATCGTCGGCGGCAGTCCGGATGGACTGCGTGGTTCGGGTCGGAGCGTCGATGGATTCGACCTCGCCGCCGCATTGCGCATCTGCGAGGCGGAAGGGATTCTTGATCGCGCGGGCGGCCACGCGATGGCGGCGGGTGTGAGTTTGCAACCGGAACAGCTCGAATTCTTTCGTGTGCGCCTCAATGAACTGGCGGCAGAACAGTTCACAGGAAGAGAACTCATACCCACGTTACGCCTTGATGCGATCGTACCACTCACCGAGCTGACCTTTGCTGCAGTTCAATCGCTCGATAAATTGCAGCCGACCGGCCAGGGCAATCACTCAGTGCAAATCTCGGTGCCGCAGCTTGAGCTCGATGCCTCCGTGCGTCGAATGGGAAAAGAACAACAACACGCCAAGCTGAGTGTCACCGACGGCAACACATCGGCTGATGCGATTTGTTGGAATGCAACTGAAAAGGATTTGCCTGAAGGTCGATTTGATTTGGCGGTGGAACCTTCCATTAACACGTGGCGCGGGAAGCGCTCGTTACAGTTGAAGATTCTCGACTGGCGCCCCGCTGCTGGTTAGGATGCCGGATGGTTTCAGCCGTCATCGTTGCCGCCGGAAGCGGCACCCGCATGGGCGTGGACAAACTTTTCCTTGAGGTGGCCGGGCTACCCATCGTCGGTCACACTTGGCGGCGCTTTGATGCGCATCCGGCAATCGACGAAATTGTGCTTGTGATCCGCGAAAATTCGCGCGCCGAATTTGAGGCATTGGGCAAACGGCTTCCGCTCAATAAACCATTCTCCTTCGTAATTGGCGGCGATGAGCGGCAAGATTCAGTAAGCAACGGACTAGGCGCGGTGCATGCGAATTGCGAGCTGGTTGCCATTCAGGACGGCGCCCGGCCCTGCACGCCCAATGAGGCAATCACGACCACCATTTCTGCAGCCCAAAAGGGTGGGGCGGCAGTGTCCGCCAACAAAGTGGTCGACACCATTAAAGAAGCGGACGGCACTGGCCGGATTGCCCGGAACGTGGACCGTACCTATTTGTGGGCAGTGCAAACTCCACAACTATTCAAGGTGGATGTGCTGCGCAAAGCAATGGCCGCTGTGCGCGCGCAAGACGCGCAAATTACAGATGACACCTCAGCGTGTGAATTGATCGGCCAACCAGTGACCTTGGTGGATTGTGGCGCGCCCAATCCCAAAGTGACCACCGTGGGCGACTTATTATTAGTCGAAATGTTGCTTCGTCAATAAACCCTCCTTGCCATTTTTGCCCCGCGCTCTAGGCTGTCGGCTTATGAGACAGCGAATTTTCACCACTATGCTTGCCATTGCGTTGGGCGTAAATCTTTACTTAGGTGCGCGCCATCTTGCCACCAGCGCCGAAGTGAATGGCAAAAAGGATGTGTACGCTAATATGGAAAAATTCACGCGCGTGTTGGAAACCGTGCGGCGTGAGTACGTCGATGAAGATAAAGTCGAGTATGAAGATTTGGTGCAAGGCGCGTTGCGCGGAATGATCCAAACGCTTGATCCCCACAGCGAATACATGGACGCCAAAAAATATGGGGCGTTACAATCAGATACCATACAACAATTTGGCGGCATTGGTGTGGTCGTGAGCATGCGTGACAACTGGCTAACTGTGGTGGCGCCTATGGATGACACGCCGGGGAGTCGGGCCGGATTGATGCCGGGCGATCGCGTCATGAAGATCGGCGAGAAAACTACAAAAGGAATGACACTCAATGATGCCGTGGGAGTCATGCGAGGAAAGCCCGGCACAGAAGTGGTTGTGGAATTCTACCGACCTTCTGCGGACAAGAATTTAACGATCACCTTCAAACGCGAAATCATCAAAACCAAAAGTGTGCGCGATATAAATGGTGGCGGCAAATACGATCTGCTGAAGCACCAGATTGGCTATGTGCGTCTTTCTGGATTTTCTGAAAAAACCGCTTCCGAGTTGGAGGCGGCTTTGGTGAAAATGGAAGAACAAGGAATCAAAGCGCTGGTGCTCGATTTGCGCGATAATCCTGGCGGACTATTGACTCAGTCTG
The genomic region above belongs to Limisphaerales bacterium and contains:
- the ispD gene encoding 2-C-methyl-D-erythritol 4-phosphate cytidylyltransferase, with amino-acid sequence MVSAVIVAAGSGTRMGVDKLFLEVAGLPIVGHTWRRFDAHPAIDEIVLVIRENSRAEFEALGKRLPLNKPFSFVIGGDERQDSVSNGLGAVHANCELVAIQDGARPCTPNEAITTTISAAQKGGAAVSANKVVDTIKEADGTGRIARNVDRTYLWAVQTPQLFKVDVLRKAMAAVRAQDAQITDDTSACELIGQPVTLVDCGAPNPKVTTVGDLLLVEMLLRQ
- the recJ gene encoding single-stranded-DNA-specific exonuclease RecJ is translated as MKHHWHVAGNNSDAAAALARELGVSNLLAQCLINRGLEDNGEAKNFLEPRLANLSPPEDIPNLPAAVERLFDARDRHERIVVFGDYDVDGVTSATLLLDSLRLLGWSVEAYLPHRIDEGYGLTEEGVANCLKKYQPNLLLAVDCGSTSVDVIAGLKTNGIDVIVLDHHQVSDLPPPAVAMVNPQVAADGEPDFRELCSAGLAFKLIHGLVKAGRKKGFDEFAEFDIRVALDLVALGTLADIVPLRRENRILAHAGLRQLNRTERPGILALAKAAGITGVMGGFEVGFQIGPRLNAAGRLESATAALDLLRERDSSAAAEMAGKLDRQNRERQLAEKEMTRQVIDTVRNQFNPETDYAIVHGDPGWHIGVVGIVASRVMREFYRPAVIVGGSPDGLRGSGRSVDGFDLAAALRICEAEGILDRAGGHAMAAGVSLQPEQLEFFRVRLNELAAEQFTGRELIPTLRLDAIVPLTELTFAAVQSLDKLQPTGQGNHSVQISVPQLELDASVRRMGKEQQHAKLSVTDGNTSADAICWNATEKDLPEGRFDLAVEPSINTWRGKRSLQLKILDWRPAAG
- a CDS encoding TerC family protein → MIAAGIAPWHYGVFVVGVLFILALDLGLFNRKAHKVGFKEALGWSTLWFAVAMAFAFFAVPELYEGKAEGAEKRMEFITGYILELSLSMDNVFVIALIFTYFKVKPEFQHRVLFWGIIGALVMRGLMIGVGSAAVTKFHWILYAFGAFLLFTGIKMLFHDDDDGVDPENNPLVKLARKLFPVHNQFEGEHFTIRVDGKRMLTPMAIVLVTIEYTDVIFAVDSIPAIFAVTTDPFIVFTSNMFAILGLRSLYFVLAGMIEIFHYLKYGLALVLAFIGAKMLAEPWLKDFHIPNWGPLAVVVSILLLSIFASLLHKKNASDDSSDAE
- a CDS encoding S41 family peptidase, whose amino-acid sequence is MLETVRREYVDEDKVEYEDLVQGALRGMIQTLDPHSEYMDAKKYGALQSDTIQQFGGIGVVVSMRDNWLTVVAPMDDTPGSRAGLMPGDRVMKIGEKTTKGMTLNDAVGVMRGKPGTEVVVEFYRPSADKNLTITFKREIIKTKSVRDINGGGKYDLLKHQIGYVRLSGFSEKTASELEAALVKMEEQGIKALVLDLRDNPGGLLTQSAYVAEKFVPEGQVVVTTEGRKQRQLDKLVASGRFKQRTLPIVVLVNGGSASASEIVAGCLQDLGRAELVGMKTFGKGSVQSILPLHDGSALRLTTAKYYTPKHRTIHGKGITPDHIVEMTPEQMGHLALQRSPGGLETLPEEERRQAEATVDLQLNKALELLKAKLN